TGCCCGCCGCTCGGCCGGCTCATCGTCGTCGTCCCAGGCCAGCAGCCCCTCCCTGGCCTCGTGCGAGCCGGTCACCGCCGCCCGCACCGTGATCATCGCCAGCTCGACCGCCTCCAGCGAGTCGAGCCCGGAGACCTTCCGCTCGTGCTCCCACCCGTCGAGCCCGTCGATCCGGTACGGGCACGACCATTCGCCCGTCGGTTCCTCGTAGGGCACGCCGACGGTGATCACGACGTCACGCGGCGGATCGGTGCGCAGCGCCAGCACGCGGTGGGCGATCTCGTACATGTCTGCTCATCTACCCCTCGGCTCACTCGCGGAAGACTCGGTGAGGCACCGGTTAGGCAACGGCGGCCCGCGTACCATATCGTCGCCGGAGGACCATCCGCCCACGGGAGCGCTGAGATGAACGAGTCGTTCGGAAGCCGCCTGCGAGCCAGGCTCGACACGTGCGGGCCACTCTGCGTGGGCATCGACCCGAGCCCCGCCCTGCTGCACACCTGGGGCCTCGACGACTCCCCCGCGGCGCTGGAGCGGTTCTGCCGCACGGTCGTCGAGGCGGTGGCCGACGTGGCCGCCGTGGTCAAGCCGCAGTCGGCCTTCTTCGAGCGCTGGGGCAGCCGGGGCATCGCCGTGCTGGAGCGCACCATCGCCGACCTGCGCGAGGCCGGCACGCTGGTGCTGCTCGACGTCAAGCGGGGTGACATCGACAGCACGATGGCCGCCTACGCCGAGGCCTACCTCGACAAGGGCAGCCCGCTGGCCGCCGACGCCGTGACCCTCAGCCCGTACCTGGGGTTCGGGTCGCTGGAGGGGGCGATCACCTCGGCGATGGCCAACGACGCGGGCGTGTTCGTGCTGGCCCGCACGTCCAACCCGGAGGCGGCCGGGCTGCAGCGGCCGGTCGCCGGGCAGGTGCTGGCCGGGGCCGCCGCGGCGAACGCGGGGCACGCGCCGTTCGGGCCTGTCGGGGTGGTCATGGGCGCCACGCTGCCCGCGCTGGAGCACTCGCTGGACGACCTCAACGGGCCCATCCTGGCGCCCGGGCTGGGCGCGCAGGGGGCCACCCCGGCCGACGTGGCGCGGCTGTTCGGCGCCGTGCGGCACGCGGTCGTGCCGTCGGTGTCGCGGGCCGTGCTGGCCGACCCGAAGCAGGTGCGCGCCCGCACCCTGCGCTACCGCGACGAGTGCGCCGCCCACCTGTCGGCGAGCGCCGCCGCTCAGAAGTGAGCCGCTCGGAGGCGCAGGGCGCTCCCGCGCCGCCGCCCGGCCGTCGGTGGCGGGCCCGCCCGCCGTTCAGAAGTGCGTGCTGATCCCGTACGCCTCGCGCAGGCTCGCCATGTCCACCAGGTCGCGCTCCCTCGGCTGGTAACCCTGGTGGAAGTGCACCTGCTGGGCCACTGACAGGCACGGCACCCGCACCCCCTCGATCCGGCCGTCGGCGAAGGCCGCGGCCGGATAGGCCAGGGCGCCGCCCTCGTCGTCGAGCCGCTGCAGCGCGGAGCCGTCGGGCAGGAAGCGCAGCGGGTGCAGGTCCAGCTCGCGCCCGCCGGGGCCGGCCATGACGAAGCGGGCGGGCCGTCCCGGCACCACGCCCTGTGTGCGCTCGGCGTAGCCCAGGGCCTCCAGGGCGGCGATCACGGCCCGCTCCTGCTCCTCGCGGTGCAGCAGGTCGAGGTCGGCGTGCTCCCTGGTGACCCGCCCGACCAGCGCGTCGACGCCCCAGCCGCCGGCGACCCAGACCGCGCAGCCCGCCCGCTCCAGCGCCTCCAGCACGTCCAGCACCGCACCCGCTTCGAACATGACCATGATCGTACGTCAGCCGATCCGCCGTAGGTCAGCCGATCCGCCGTACGTCAGCCGATCCGCCGTACGTCAGCCGATCCGCCGTACGTCAGCCGATCCGCCGTGCGTCAGCCGATCCGCTGGACGGCGGCCAGCACCGCCTGCACGGAGGCGGTCAGCACCGAGGTGTCCTGGCCGGCGCCCCAGCAGGTCGTGCCGTTCACCCTGGCCTCGACGTAGGCGACGGCGCTGCTGCCCCGGCCGGGGTCCACCGCGTGCTCGGCGAAGTGCAGGATGTCCACGTCGATGCCACCGGCGGCGAGCGCGGCGGTCAGCGCCGACAGCGGGCCGTTGCCGGTGCCGCTCACGCGGCGGCCGTCGCGCAGCGTCCCGGTGAACTCGTGCACGCCTGGCGCCGTCTCCGCCGTGCTCCAGCCGGCGAGCGCGCCGGACTCGCCCGGCGCCAGGTAGGTGACGTGGAAGAGCTGCCAGAGCTGCTCGGCGGTGATCTCCTCGCCGCTGCCGTCGGTGGCCCGCTGCACGACCGAGGCGAAGTCGATCTGCAGGCGCCTCGGCAGCTCCAGGCCGTAGCGGGTGTTCAGCAGGTAGGCGATGCCGCCCTTGCCCGACTGGCTGTTGACGCGGATGACCGCCTGGTAGCCGCGGCCCACGTCGGCCGGGTCGATCGGCAGGTACGGCACCTCCCACGGCGCCTGCTCCGGCGGCACGCCCAGCTCGGCTGCCCGCTTGGCGTGGTGGGCCAGGCCCTTGTTGATGGCGTCCTGGTGGGTGCCGGAGAAGGCGGTGTGGACGAGGTCCCCGGCGTACGGGTGGCGCTCGGGCACCGGCAGGCGGTTGCAGTGCTCGACCACCCTGCGCACCTCGTCGATGTCGGACAGGTCGATCATCGGGTCCACGCCCTGGGTGTGCAGGTTCAGCGCGAGCGTGACCAGGTCCACGTTGCCGGTGCGCTCGCCGTTGCCGAACAGGCAGCCCTCCACCCGCTGCGCCCCCGCCAGCACGGCCAGCTCGGCGCAGGCCACGCCGGTGCCGCGGTCGTTGTGCGGGTGCACCGACAGGATGACGGCGTCCCTGCGGTCGAGGTGGCGGTGCATGTACTCGATCTGGTCGGCGTACACGTTGGGCGTGGCCACCTCGACCGTCGCGGGCAGGTTGTGGATCACGGGACGGTCCGGCGCGGCGTCCCACAGCGCCGTCAGGTCGTTGCAGATCTCCAGGACGTAGTCCGGCTCGGTCAGGTTGAACACCTCGGGCGAGAACTGGAAGCGGATGTCACGATCCCCCGCCAGCCGGGCGATGTGCCCGGCCGAATCCATGATCATCTTGCGCAGCGCGGGCCTGTCCTGGCCGAGCACCACCTCGCGCCAGGTGGGGGCGGTGGCCGTGTAGAGGTGCACGACCACGCGCGACATGCCCTCGATCGACTCGAAGGTGCGCTCGATCAGCTCGCGCCTGGCGGGCGTGAACACCACCACGCTCACGTCCTCGGGCACGACGCCCGGCGTGGCCAGGTGGCGGATGAAGTCGAAGTCGAGCCGGCTGGAGGAGGGGTAGCCGACCTCGATCTCCTTGAAGCCCAGGCCGGTGAGCAGCTCGAACATGCGCCGCTTGCGCTCGGGGTCCATCGGCTCGGCCAGCGCCTGGTTGCCGTCGCGCAGGTCGACCGGCACCCACAGCGGGGCCTCGGTGACGCGCCGCGCGGGCCAGGAGCGCCCGGTCAGCGGCACCTCGACGCGCTCGTGGGCGGGGCTATAGCGGTGGTACGGCATGGCGCTGGGGCGCTGCCGGTTCCAGTCGTACATGTGAGTCCTTGTCGGTCGTGACGGGAAGGACCGGCGGGCACCCGAACCACCGCGGCGGGGTGCCGGTCCGGTCAGGCCCCGCCGCGGCGGCCAAGGAGCAGGCGACCGTACGACGTCATGACGGGTACACTAACCACAACACAGGTCCTCAGACAAGCTGAGAGGTTCACCGCCATGCCGCTCGGTTCACTCCGCCCCAGCCCTCTCGTCGAGCAGGCCACCGAGCACCTGCGCGAGCAGATCACCCAGGGCGAGTGGCCCGTCGGCACCCGGCTGCCCGGTGAGACCACGCTGGCCAGGACGCTCGGGGTGGGCCGTTCGACGGTGCGGGAGGCGCTGCGCGCGCTGGCCGGTGCGGGGCTGGTGCAGGCCCGCCAGGGGGCCGGGGTGTTCGTCATCGCCACCGAGCCGGCCGAGGACTGGCCCGCCCGGCTGCGGCGGGCCGCCATCACCGACGTGTACGAGGTCCGCGTCATCGTCGAGACCCAGGCGGCGCGGCTGGCGGCCGGGCGGCGTACCGAGGAGGACGTGGCGGCGCTGGAGGCGGCGCTGGCGGGGCGCGAGCGGGCGGCGGCCGGCGACGACGCGGCCTTCGTGGACGCCGACATCGCGCTGCACGCGGCGGTCGTGGCGGCGGCGCGCAACCCGGTGCTGTCGGACCTGTTCGCCGAGTTCGCGCCCGCGCTGCGGGAGCGGCTGATCGACCTGGTGCAACTGCTGGAGCTGCGCCGGCACGACCCCAACACGGGGCACGAGACGCACGCCGGGCTGGTGGCGGCCATCCGGCGGGGCGACGGCGACGCCGCCGAGGGGATCCTGCGCGCGGAGCTGGAGCAGACCCTCGCCCTGCTGCACCGGCGGCACCCCTGAGGGGGATCCCGTCACCCTTTCAGCCGGGGCCCACGCCGCCTTTCTAGCCGGTGGGGCCCACGTCAGGGCGGATCTCGTCGCCCTCCTCGCCGTCCTCCTCCTCGGGCTGCGGCTCGTCCTGCTCCTCAGGCAGGTCGGCCGACACGGGGCGGCGCGACCTCGGGGTGTCGCAGCCGGAGCGCTCGGCGACCACGTCGCTCTCCCCGCTCACCCCACCCACGGCTTCCGGCAGTTCGTCGGATGTCTCGCTCATAGCCCCTCACCTGCCCCGACGGCCTCCGCCGAACCCGCCCGCCGTCAGCCGAGCGCGTCCTCGATCTCCCTGCGGGACGGCATCGAGGTGCTGGCCCCCTCCCGCTGCACCGACAGCGCCGCCGCCGTGGCGGCGAAGCTCAGCGCGTCGGCGACGGGCAGGCGCTCGGTGCGCGCGACCGCCAGCGCCCCCACGAACGTGTCGCCGGCCGCCGTGGTGTCCACCGCCTCCACCTTCACGGCGGGCACCCGCAGCCGGTCCCCGGAGCGCGACCCGTACAGCGCCCCGTCGGAGCCCAGCGTGATCACGACCTCCTCCACCAGCTCCAGCAGCGCGTCCAGAGCGGCCTCGGCCCCCTCGACGCCGGTGATGGCCGCGGCCTCGTGCTCGTTCGGCACGAGCGTCGTCACGGCCTCCAGCAGGTCGGCGGGCAGCGGCTGGGCGGGGGCGGGGGTCAGGAAGACGGGCACCCCGGCCACCCGGCCGGCCTGCGCCGCCGCCACGACCGCCGGCATCGGCAGCTCCAGCTGGAGCAGCAGCGCGTTGGACGCGGCGATCGCGGCCAGGTCCTCGCCGGACGGGCCGGTGATGGTGCCGTTCGCGCCGGGGACGACGATGATCGAGTTCGCGCCGTCGTCGTCCACCACGATGTGCGCGATGCCGCTCGGGCCGGGCACCTGACGCAGGCCGCGCACGTCCACTCCGGCCTCCGACAGCGTGGAGCGCATCTCGGCGCCGAACCCGTCGTCGCCCACCGCCCCCAGGAACGCCACCCGGCCGCCCGCCCGCGCGGCGGCGATCGCCTGGTTGGCGCCCTTGCCCCCGGGCACGGTGCGGAAGCGGTGCCCGGTTACTGTTTCGCCCAGTCTGGGGGCTTTCGAGACGTACGCGACGAGGTCCATGTTGGCGCTGCCGAAAACCGAGATCATGCTGTCATCATCCCCTGTGTACGGGCGGCCAGCTCGGCAAGACCCACCCCGTCGAACCCTGTCAGGCTGCTGGCCAGGCTGTCACGCATCCGCCACCGCTCCGGCACGCCGCCGTTCAGCGCCCCCGCCACCGCGCCGGCCGTGGCGCCGGCCGAGTCGGTGTCCCAGCCGCCCGCCACCGCCCCGGCGATCGTGGCGGTGAAGTCACCCCTGCCGTGGATCAGCGTGGCCGCCACCAGGGCGGCGTTGTTGATCGTGTGCACCCAGTGCAGGGCGCCGTGGCGCTCGTGCAGGCGGTCGACGACGCGCTCGAAGTCGTCCTCGCGGGCGGCGTCCGCCACGGCCAGGCGGACGGCCTCGTGCAGCCGCGAGCCCGCCGGCACCACCCGCAGCCCGGCCGCCACGACCTCCTCCGCCGACGCCGCCGTCAGCGACGCGGCGCACATCGCCGCCGCGAACATCGCCCCGTAGATCCCGTTCGCGGTGTGCGTCAGCCGGGCGTCGCGCCAGGCCTGCTCGGCCGCCGCCGCCGGGTTGCCCGGGTTCACCCAGCCGTACACGTCGGCCCTGATCAGCGCGCCGATCCACTCCCTGAACGGGTTGCGGTAGGTGGCCGTGGCCGGGGGCTCGACGCCGTCCAGGAGGTTGCGGTACGCGACGCGCTCGGCGGTGAACGTGCGGCCGGCGGGCAGCTCGTCCAGCCACAGCCTGGCCACGTCCTCGGTGGTGAAGCCGCGGCCGTGGCGCTCCAGGAGGGACAGGGCGAGCAGCGGGTAGTTGAGGTCGTCGTCCTCGGGGATGCCGTCGATGTTCTCGGCGAGGGAGTTGACGGCGCTGCGGCGGTTCCACGGCCAGCGGCGGGCGACGTCGTCCGGCAGGCCCTCGGCGGTGAACCAGCCGCGGATCGGCCAGTTGCCGGTGGCCTCGGCGATCTGCCTGATGCCCTGCCTCGGGATCTTCTCCACGGGCTTGCCCAGCACGCACCCGGCCGCCCGCCCCAGCCACGCGCCGAGCACCCGCGCCGGATCCACGCCGGTCACGGGCCCGCGCGCGGCGCCGCCGTCGCGCGGTCCGCCGGGCGTGGTGGTGCCGCCGCCCGGCGCGGCGGGCGGGATGGTGCCCGGCCAGTCGGGGCAGGCGGCGATGATGCCCGGCAGGTCGGACGGCTCGGGCAGCGGGGACGGGATGGCGGCCAGCTCATCCAGCAGCTCCTCCGCCAGCCCGCGCAGCCGCACCGCCCCCGGCTCCGAGGCGCCGGCGCGCGGCGGGGCGTCGTGCCCGCCGGCCGCGCGCCAGCGGTCGGCGATCCCACGCACGTCACGGCCGTCCTCGGCGGCCTGGCGCAGCTCGTGCCCGACGAGGTCCTCCGGCTGGACCCAGGTGAGTCTGATCATGCGCGGTCGAGCTCGGCGAAGGCGGACTCGTGGGCGCGGCGGCGTGCCAGGTCGTCGGCGTGCACCCGGCGCGCCACCTCCGCGATGGCCAGCCCGGGGGCCACCAGATCCGTACGGCTGGCCACCCCCACCTGCTCGACCCACTCCTGCGGCACCGAGGCCAGCCCGCCGAGCGCGCCCGCGATGGCGCCGCCCATGGAGGCGATCGAGTCGGCGTCGCGCCCGTAGTTCACCCCGCCCAGCACGGTGTCGCGGAAGTCCCCCTTGGCGATCACCAGGAACCCGAGCGCCAGCGGCAGCTCCTCGATGCTGTGCACCCGGCTCGGCCTGCGCGCGCCCAGCCCCTGGTCGCGGTAGGTGTCGGCGACGGTGTCGTACGGCCGCACGGCGGCGCGCAGCGCCTCGAACGAGCCGTCCCAGTGCCCGAGCCCGGCGGCGGTCTCGCAGACGGCCTCGATGGCGGCCCGCGTGCCGTCCTTGGCCAGGCGCAGGCAGGCGGCCACCACGGAGTCGGCGGTGGCGCCCGGCCGCATGGCCTCGGCCACGGCGGCGGCCATCACGCCGGCGGCCTCGCGGCCGTAGCTCGACTGGTGCGCCCCGGTCAGCTCGATGGCCTCGGCGTAGGCGGCGTCGGGGTCGGCGGCGTTCACGATGCCGACGGGGGCCACGTACATGGCGGCGCCGCAGTTGACGATGTTGCCGACGCCGGCCTCGCGCGGGTCGGCGTGCCCGTAGTGCAGCCGGGCCACGATCCACTTCTCGGCCAGGAAGACGCGCTGCAGCGGCAGCGCCTCCGCCTCCAGCTCGGGGATCCAGCGCCGCTCGCCCATCAGCTCGGGCACCAGGTGCTCGGCCATCGCGTACGCGTCCAGGTGGCCGCCGGTCTTCTCGTACACGCGGATCAGGGCGTGCGTCATCAGCGTGTCGTCGGTGATGTGGCCGTCACCCTTGTGGTACGGGGCGATGGGCCGGGCGTTGCGCCAGTCCTCGTTGAACGGCGGCACGACACCCTCGACGTGGCCCCCGTACCGCTCCACGATCTGTTCGGGAGTCCAGCCCTCGGTGGCGCCGCCCAGCGCGTCACCGACCGCCGCTCCCGCCACGCAGCCAGTGGCTCTGTCCTCAAGCGGCGTCATGCGATTCCCTCCAGTAGTTCGATCAGATCACGGCCCGCCAGGTCAGGCAGGCAGCAGCCGGCCAGCGTGCGGGCCGAGGCGGTCCACCCCTCCGGGATCGCCTCGTAGCCGCCGCACGCCCCGGCCAGCGCTCCGGCGAGCGCGGGCGCAGAGTCGGCCAGCGGGGCCAGGCAGGCCGCCGCCGGGACGGCCCTGGCGAGATCTCCTCCCGCCGCCTCGGCCAGCGCCAGCGCCACCGGGACGGTCTGCGCGGCGCCCACGCCGTAGCTGTAGACGTGGTCGAGCAGCGCGGCGTCCAGCGCGGGGATCGCGCAGAACGGATCGCCCGCCTTCCTGGCGACCTCGACGGCCAGGCGGGCGTTGCGGCCGATGGCGGTGTCCGCCGGCAGCGCGGCGAGCGCCGCCTCCACCGCCGCGCCCGCCTCGCCCGACGCCACGGCCTCCGCGACGGCGGCGGCCATGGCCTGGGCGGCCAGCACTCCGTCTGCGGCGTTCGTCACCTGCGCGTCCGGCGTCGGGTCCCTCCCCAGGACCCCGTACGCGACGGCCCTGACGGCGGCGGCGTCGTCGAAGTGGTGCGGGTTGTCGTGGCCCGAGGCGGGCGGCTCGACGCCCTTGGCCAGGTTGTCCAGCGCCGTGGCCACGGAGATGCGGGCCCTGACGTCCTCGCGTCCGGCGAGCTGCCCGAACGCCTCGGCGCGCGGGCGGTCGATGGTCAGCACCGTCCAGGCCAGCCACTCGGCGTCGTCCGACGGGCCCACCCGCAGCGGCGCGGTGGGCTGGTTGAGCGCGAACGGCACCGGCAGCGTGGTGACGCGGTGCTCCTCGGCGAACGCGTCCAGCTCGCGGTGCAGGCGGCGGCTCCACGGCGCGTGCAGGGCCGCGCGATGCCTGGCCGCCGGCCAGCCCACGGCGTCACCTATCGCGAGGCCGATG
The nucleotide sequence above comes from Nonomuraea gerenzanensis. Encoded proteins:
- a CDS encoding DUF2283 domain-containing protein, which codes for MYEIAHRVLALRTDPPRDVVITVGVPYEEPTGEWSCPYRIDGLDGWEHERKVSGLDSLEAVELAMITVRAAVTGSHEAREGLLAWDDDDEPAERRARTVYVSVDRERNLAYIAMKHEIVPGEARRQVVAEDIVLDYGDAGQLLGLELTDAARLLPPEMRL
- the pyrF gene encoding orotidine-5'-phosphate decarboxylase, encoding MNESFGSRLRARLDTCGPLCVGIDPSPALLHTWGLDDSPAALERFCRTVVEAVADVAAVVKPQSAFFERWGSRGIAVLERTIADLREAGTLVLLDVKRGDIDSTMAAYAEAYLDKGSPLAADAVTLSPYLGFGSLEGAITSAMANDAGVFVLARTSNPEAAGLQRPVAGQVLAGAAAANAGHAPFGPVGVVMGATLPALEHSLDDLNGPILAPGLGAQGATPADVARLFGAVRHAVVPSVSRAVLADPKQVRARTLRYRDECAAHLSASAAAQK
- a CDS encoding nucleotidyltransferase domain-containing protein codes for the protein MFEAGAVLDVLEALERAGCAVWVAGGWGVDALVGRVTREHADLDLLHREEQERAVIAALEALGYAERTQGVVPGRPARFVMAGPGGRELDLHPLRFLPDGSALQRLDDEGGALAYPAAAFADGRIEGVRVPCLSVAQQVHFHQGYQPRERDLVDMASLREAYGISTHF
- a CDS encoding 2-isopropylmalate synthase, which encodes MYDWNRQRPSAMPYHRYSPAHERVEVPLTGRSWPARRVTEAPLWVPVDLRDGNQALAEPMDPERKRRMFELLTGLGFKEIEVGYPSSSRLDFDFIRHLATPGVVPEDVSVVVFTPARRELIERTFESIEGMSRVVVHLYTATAPTWREVVLGQDRPALRKMIMDSAGHIARLAGDRDIRFQFSPEVFNLTEPDYVLEICNDLTALWDAAPDRPVIHNLPATVEVATPNVYADQIEYMHRHLDRRDAVILSVHPHNDRGTGVACAELAVLAGAQRVEGCLFGNGERTGNVDLVTLALNLHTQGVDPMIDLSDIDEVRRVVEHCNRLPVPERHPYAGDLVHTAFSGTHQDAINKGLAHHAKRAAELGVPPEQAPWEVPYLPIDPADVGRGYQAVIRVNSQSGKGGIAYLLNTRYGLELPRRLQIDFASVVQRATDGSGEEITAEQLWQLFHVTYLAPGESGALAGWSTAETAPGVHEFTGTLRDGRRVSGTGNGPLSALTAALAAGGIDVDILHFAEHAVDPGRGSSAVAYVEARVNGTTCWGAGQDTSVLTASVQAVLAAVQRIG
- a CDS encoding FadR/GntR family transcriptional regulator, which codes for MPLGSLRPSPLVEQATEHLREQITQGEWPVGTRLPGETTLARTLGVGRSTVREALRALAGAGLVQARQGAGVFVIATEPAEDWPARLRRAAITDVYEVRVIVETQAARLAAGRRTEEDVAALEAALAGRERAAAGDDAAFVDADIALHAAVVAAARNPVLSDLFAEFAPALRERLIDLVQLLELRRHDPNTGHETHAGLVAAIRRGDGDAAEGILRAELEQTLALLHRRHP
- the rbsK gene encoding ribokinase, which produces MISVFGSANMDLVAYVSKAPRLGETVTGHRFRTVPGGKGANQAIAAARAGGRVAFLGAVGDDGFGAEMRSTLSEAGVDVRGLRQVPGPSGIAHIVVDDDGANSIIVVPGANGTITGPSGEDLAAIAASNALLLQLELPMPAVVAAAQAGRVAGVPVFLTPAPAQPLPADLLEAVTTLVPNEHEAAAITGVEGAEAALDALLELVEEVVITLGSDGALYGSRSGDRLRVPAVKVEAVDTTAAGDTFVGALAVARTERLPVADALSFAATAAALSVQREGASTSMPSRREIEDALG
- a CDS encoding ADP-ribosylglycohydrolase family protein; the protein is MIRLTWVQPEDLVGHELRQAAEDGRDVRGIADRWRAAGGHDAPPRAGASEPGAVRLRGLAEELLDELAAIPSPLPEPSDLPGIIAACPDWPGTIPPAAPGGGTTTPGGPRDGGAARGPVTGVDPARVLGAWLGRAAGCVLGKPVEKIPRQGIRQIAEATGNWPIRGWFTAEGLPDDVARRWPWNRRSAVNSLAENIDGIPEDDDLNYPLLALSLLERHGRGFTTEDVARLWLDELPAGRTFTAERVAYRNLLDGVEPPATATYRNPFREWIGALIRADVYGWVNPGNPAAAAEQAWRDARLTHTANGIYGAMFAAAMCAASLTAASAEEVVAAGLRVVPAGSRLHEAVRLAVADAAREDDFERVVDRLHERHGALHWVHTINNAALVAATLIHGRGDFTATIAGAVAGGWDTDSAGATAGAVAGALNGGVPERWRMRDSLASSLTGFDGVGLAELAARTQGMMTA
- a CDS encoding ADP-ribosylglycohydrolase family protein, encoding MTPLEDRATGCVAGAAVGDALGGATEGWTPEQIVERYGGHVEGVVPPFNEDWRNARPIAPYHKGDGHITDDTLMTHALIRVYEKTGGHLDAYAMAEHLVPELMGERRWIPELEAEALPLQRVFLAEKWIVARLHYGHADPREAGVGNIVNCGAAMYVAPVGIVNAADPDAAYAEAIELTGAHQSSYGREAAGVMAAAVAEAMRPGATADSVVAACLRLAKDGTRAAIEAVCETAAGLGHWDGSFEALRAAVRPYDTVADTYRDQGLGARRPSRVHSIEELPLALGFLVIAKGDFRDTVLGGVNYGRDADSIASMGGAIAGALGGLASVPQEWVEQVGVASRTDLVAPGLAIAEVARRVHADDLARRRAHESAFAELDRA
- a CDS encoding ADP-ribosylglycohydrolase family protein; amino-acid sequence: MSGDRIRGAFIGLAIGDAVGWPAARHRAALHAPWSRRLHRELDAFAEEHRVTTLPVPFALNQPTAPLRVGPSDDAEWLAWTVLTIDRPRAEAFGQLAGREDVRARISVATALDNLAKGVEPPASGHDNPHHFDDAAAVRAVAYGVLGRDPTPDAQVTNAADGVLAAQAMAAAVAEAVASGEAGAAVEAALAALPADTAIGRNARLAVEVARKAGDPFCAIPALDAALLDHVYSYGVGAAQTVPVALALAEAAGGDLARAVPAAACLAPLADSAPALAGALAGACGGYEAIPEGWTASARTLAGCCLPDLAGRDLIELLEGIA